In the bacterium genome, AGCGCTCTGGTCATATTGGGCAGCCGCCGGAGCAATCGTGCCCCGGGCGAATTCCCGGGCCAGCTGCTGCAGCGCCTGCTGCATCTCGGTCAAATAATAGTTCATCATGCCGGGCCTTTCTCTCGTTTCTGGTACAGCAGCGTCAGGGCTTCTTCAGCTGCATGCTGTTCCGCTACTTTTTTTGAGGAACCGGTGCCGGATCCGAATTTACTCCCATTGATATAGACGCCCACTGTAAAGATCTTGTTATGATCGGGTCCCTCTTCATTCTCGACCATATAGACCGGTCCGGTCTTGCTCTCTCGCTGGCAGTATTCCAGCAGCAGACTCTTGAAATTCTTGTACTGGGTCTCTTCGAGCAGGGAGGAAAGGCCGGTAATGATATGTTTATGGATCATCTTGCGGGCGGGTTCGAGGCCGCCGTCCAGGTACATGGCGCCGATCACCGCCTCGACGGCATCTGCGAGGATGGAATCGCGCGATCTGCCGCCGGCGCGCTCTTCCGAGTCGTTGAGAAGGATGAATTTGCCCAGGTTGAATTCATGGGCGACCCGGCTGAGATTCACCCGGTTGACGAGGAGCGACTTGTAATTGGTCAGCACCCCCTCCTCTTCGTCGGGGAAATCGCTATAAAGAGTCTCCGTTACAACCAGCCCGAGGACCGAATCGCCAAGCAACTCGAGGCGTTCATTCGACTGCAGGCGGTCCTCGCCGGTCTGCACCAGGTAGGAACGGTGCTTAAGCGCCTGGATCAGCAGGGTCAGATCATGAAAACGGTAATTAATCAGCACCATCAGCTCGTCCAATTGAGGTGGTTTGGCCGATGAGCGCGGTTCAATGAGTCTTGAGAGGGTCTTTCTCAGCCAGTTCATGGTAGCTTTCATAATTCCGGTTCTGTGAGGGTGCCCTGCGCTGTTCGGGGGGAGATATACAGAGCCCGTTCTATTCCTGAAATTTCTTGAAGAGCAAAGTGACGTTGTGCCCGCCGAAGCCGAACGAGTTGGAAAGAACCACCTCCACCCGGCGCGCTA is a window encoding:
- the rnc gene encoding ribonuclease III, with the translated sequence MNWLRKTLSRLIEPRSSAKPPQLDELMVLINYRFHDLTLLIQALKHRSYLVQTGEDRLQSNERLELLGDSVLGLVVTETLYSDFPDEEEGVLTNYKSLLVNRVNLSRVAHEFNLGKFILLNDSEERAGGRSRDSILADAVEAVIGAMYLDGGLEPARKMIHKHIITGLSSLLEETQYKNFKSLLLEYCQRESKTGPVYMVENEEGPDHNKIFTVGVYINGSKFGSGTGSSKKVAEQHAAEEALTLLYQKREKGPA